From the genome of Carnobacterium viridans:
CGATGAATTATTAAAGCAATCAGATACATTAGATGCACGTAACCAATTGGCAGAACGTGCAATGGACTCAAATGCTTTAGAACAAGAACGTGGAATTACAATTTTAGCTAAAAACACTGCTGTTAAATATAAAGATACTCATATCAACATCTTGGATACACCAGGCCATGCTGACTTTGGTGGAGAAGTTGAACGTATTATGAAAATGGTTGATGGTGTAGTTTTAGTTGTCGATTCTTATGAAGGTACAATGCCTCAAACACGTTTTGTATTGAAAAAAGCTTTGGAACAAAAAGTTGTTCCTATCGTAGTAGTAAACAAAATCGATAAAGATTCAGCTCGTCCTGCAGAAGTAGTAGACGAAGTATTAGAATTATTTATTGAATTAGGTGCCGATGATGATCAATTAGATTTCCCAGTTATTTATGCGTCAGCAATGAATGGAACATCTAGTTTATCAGATGATAAAAATGATCAAGAACCAACAATGGCTCATGTCTTTGATACAATTCTTGAAAAAATCCCTGCTCCAATTGATAACTCTGACGAACCTTTACAATTCCAAGTATCGTTATTGGATTACAACGACTATGTTGGACGTATTGGTATCGGACGTGTATTCCGTGGAACAATCAAAGTTGGAGATTCTGTAACATTAAGTAAATTAGACGGATCAACTAAAAACTTCCGTGTAACAAAACTTTTTGGATTCTTCGGATTGCAACGTGTAGAAATCGATGAAGCAAAAGCTGGAGATTTAATTGCAGTTTCTGGTATGGAAGATATCTTCGTTGGGGAAACTGTTACACCAGTTAACCATGTAGATCCATTACCAATCCTTCATATTGATGAACCAACATTGCAAATGACTTTCTTAGTAAACAACTCACCTTTTGCAGGTCGCGAAGGTAAATGGGTAACTTCACGTAAAATTGAAGAACGCTTAATGTCTGAGTTGCATACAGACGTTTCATTACGTATTGATCCTACTGATTCTCCAGATGCATGGATCGTTTCAGGTCGTGGAGAATTGCATTTATCAATTCTTATTGAAAACATGCGTCGTGAAGGTTACGAATTGCAAGTTTCTCGTCCAGAAGTTATCTTAAGAGACTTTGATGGCGTTCAATGTGAACCATTTGAATTAGTTCAAATCGATACTCCTGAAGAATACATGGGTTCAATCATTGAATCTTTAAGTGCTCGTAAAGGTGAAATGAAAGATATGGTCAATAATGGAAATGGTCAAGTTAAATTGACTTTCTTAGCTCCAGCTCGCGGATTGATCGGATACTCTACTGAGTTTCTTTCAATGACACGTGGATACGGAATTATGAACCATACATTTGATCAATACTTGCCACGTTTAAAAACTAAAATTGGTGGTCGTCGTAATGGTGCTTTAGTTTCAACTGAAACTGGAAAAGCAACAACTTACGGTATCATGGGTGTTGAAGATCGTGGTACAATCTTTATTGAACCAACAACTGAAATTTATGAAGGAATGATCGTTGGAGAAAATTCTCGTGAAAATGACATCACTGTTAATATCACGAAAGCTAAACAAAAAACTAACGTACGTTCTGCTAATAAAGACCAAACTAACGTAATTAAAGCACCTCGTCATTTAACACTTGAAGAATCATTAGAATTCTTAGGTGATGATGAATACTGTGAAATTACTCCTGAAAATGTTCGTTTACGTAAACAAGTTTTAAATAAAAATGAACGTGAAAAATCTGCTAAGAAAAATAAAGCGTCACAAAACTAAAACTAAAGAGACAGTTCCTCAAAAATGATGGATTCATTTTTTGGGGAACTGTTTTTTTATAACTCCTTCCTACTAAAAAAGGAATTAGGTCAAATTAGAGCCCTTTGTTATTGTTGGATGGATAGTTTGTTGCTATAATAATAGTGTTGCGTAATTTGCGACT
Proteins encoded in this window:
- the typA gene encoding translational GTPase TypA, which encodes MKKRENLRNVAIIAHVDHGKTTLVDELLKQSDTLDARNQLAERAMDSNALEQERGITILAKNTAVKYKDTHINILDTPGHADFGGEVERIMKMVDGVVLVVDSYEGTMPQTRFVLKKALEQKVVPIVVVNKIDKDSARPAEVVDEVLELFIELGADDDQLDFPVIYASAMNGTSSLSDDKNDQEPTMAHVFDTILEKIPAPIDNSDEPLQFQVSLLDYNDYVGRIGIGRVFRGTIKVGDSVTLSKLDGSTKNFRVTKLFGFFGLQRVEIDEAKAGDLIAVSGMEDIFVGETVTPVNHVDPLPILHIDEPTLQMTFLVNNSPFAGREGKWVTSRKIEERLMSELHTDVSLRIDPTDSPDAWIVSGRGELHLSILIENMRREGYELQVSRPEVILRDFDGVQCEPFELVQIDTPEEYMGSIIESLSARKGEMKDMVNNGNGQVKLTFLAPARGLIGYSTEFLSMTRGYGIMNHTFDQYLPRLKTKIGGRRNGALVSTETGKATTYGIMGVEDRGTIFIEPTTEIYEGMIVGENSRENDITVNITKAKQKTNVRSANKDQTNVIKAPRHLTLEESLEFLGDDEYCEITPENVRLRKQVLNKNEREKSAKKNKASQN